A region of the Pricia mediterranea genome:
TTACCAGTCTCTTCAGCCGGTCTTTTTCTTTGTTGCTCCCAATCTTTTGCGATACGGATACCCGATCGGAAAAAGGGACCATGACCAGATATCGTCCGGCAATGGAAAGTTCGGAGCTGATTCTGGGCCCTTTGGTGGAAATAGGCTCTTTGACGATTTGCACGAGCAAAGACTGATTGGCTTTAATTACGTCGGTAATCACGCCATTCTTGTCAATGTCTTTTTCAGTCGGAAAATTCACAAGGGTGTAGTCCTTTAATTTTCCGGTACTTACCTGCTTGATAAATTTAAGCATGGTGGCCAATTGTGGGCCGAGGTCATGATAATGCAGAAAGGCATCCTTTTCATAACCTACGTTGACGAAGGCCGCGTTAAGACCGGTTACCGGTTTTCGAACCTTGGCCAGAAGAATATCGCCAACGGAAAAGTCGTTGTTGTCTTCCTCTTTGTGCAATTCGGTGAGCTTTCCATCCTTTAGAAGGGCAAAATCAACGGCATCGGAACTAGATCTTACGATTAATTCTCTATTCACCTGAATATATTTTCATTTACCCGTCCACGAACATTCCGATATAAATCGGGCCGGGGTCGGATAAATTGATTAAACAATAATTTAAACGGATTTGTAGTATCCGCCGAAATCCACTTTTGGAACTTCTATGTCAAGGAACGTAACGGAACGAAAGGTGTTTTTCGGTCACGCAGGGAAGCCGTACGGCCTTGTAGCTGACGTGATCTGAACGTCAATAACAGCAGAAGGGGCCGAAAATGTTCAGCCCCTAGGTTTACTTTTTCTTGTGACGGTTAGACCTCTTGCGCTTTTTGCGCTTGTGGGTAGCTACCTTATGTCTTTTTCTTTTCTTACCACTCGGCATATATGATTGTTTTAATGGTTCTTATTTTACCTGTACATTGCTTTTGACGCCTTCAACAAAAACCTTGGCAGGTTTGAAGGCCGGAATGTTATGCGCCGGTATCTTGATCGTCGTGTTTTTACTGATATTCCTTCCGGTCTTTTCAGCTCTCTTTTTGATAATAAAACTGCCAAAACCTCTCAAATAAACATTATCGCCGCCTTCCAAAGAATTTTTAACTTCTTCCATAAAGGTTTCGATCGTTGCCTGTACATCTCCTTTTTCGATTCCCAGTTTATCCGAGATATTCGATACAATTTCTGCTTTCGTCATCTTTCGTGTTAAATTTTCAGTAGTTAGAATCCAATGTGGATTGCTATTTTTTGGGATGCAAATATATAAATTTAATTACATCTTTCCAGCTAATGGACTAATTTTAAACGATTCATATTAGCCTTGGTTCTTGGGTCTGCGGCGATAAGAACATTCTTTGGATAATCCTTTACTTTTGTGGCAAATTCCATCCGTTCATGAGCTTTGCCAAGAAAATTCTTACGTGGTACGCCGCCAACAAGCGTAGCCTTCCCTGGCGGGGAGAACGGGACCCATACCGAATATGGCTCTCCGAAATCATATTGCAGCAGACGCGCGTTGCCCAAGGTACGCCCTATTATCTGAAATTTTTATCCGCCTTTCCGACCGTTTACGATTTGGCCAACGCCCCTGAGGAACGCGTGCTAAAATTGTGGCAGGGCCTAGGGTACTATTCGCGGGCACGAAATCTGCACAGTGCCGCCAAAACCGTTGTGGGGGATATGGAAGGGGTTTTTCCATCAGATTATAAGGGACTCCGCAAACTGAAAGGGGTGGGCGATTATACCGCCAGTGCCATTGCCTCCATTTGTTTCAACTTGCCCGAGCCCGTGGTCGATGGCAACGTATATCGCGTACTTGCCCGTTATTTTGGAGTCGAACTACCCATTACCAGCTCTGAAGGCATCAAGTATTTCAAGAGTCTGGCCAGGGAGGTCATGGATGGCGACAATATCAGGGAATATAACCAAGGGATCATGGAATTCGGAGCCATTCAATGCGTCCCTAAAAGTCCCAATTGTACCCGCTGTCCTTTGAAAGCTAGTTGCACCGCGTTACAGCAGGGCAGGATACTGGAGCTTCCCGTTAAGGCCAAGAAGGCCAAGGTGAGGCATCGACATTTCAATTATCTGTACCTTGAGGATGTCAGTGGAAAAACACTGTTGCAACAGCGCACCAAAAAAGGCATCTGGCAAAACCTTTGGGAATTCCCCCTCATTGAGTCCGATAAAAATATTACCGAGGAGGCCCTGGTCTCCCAGTTGGATGGTTTTTTGGATGCAGGAAAGGTGCAGGAAATAACGAGATACAACGATAGCCCCGTCGTACATAAACTTTCGCACCAGCATCTGCACACCGTATTCTGGATGGTCAAAACTGATGAAATATTGGAAAATGGCATTCCTTGGTCCGACGTCCATAAGTATCCCGTGCCCGTATTGATAGCGGATTTCTTTGCAAAAATTCGTACTTTTGAGGCCTAGAAATCGTTGTGAATTGTGTGATTAGAACCTTTACAGGTCATTTTTGATGCCGTTATAGGCAAAATTTTCCAGTTAGGTACGGGCCGTAGCTACGGTATAAAATTTTAACGAGAGAGTCGCCGATAAAAGACCAACGCCCTGGCCTTTGAACAAGGGGCCAGATGATGTGCTGGCTTTAAAAAAGGGGCGTAAAAAAATTATCGACAGATTTCAAATCGGTCTCTCAATAAATAAGACAAGGTAATGAGCGGTACATTGAACAAGGTGATGTTGATCGGGAATTTAGGCGACGAAGTGAAAATGCACTATTTCGAGAACGGGGATTGTATCGGAAGATTTCCCATTGCCACCAGTGAAACCTATACGAGCAAGAAGACGGGCGAACGTACCACCACTACCGAATGGCACAACATTATTGTACGTAACAAGGCGGCGGAAATCTGTGAGAAGTATCTCAATAAGGGCGACAAGGTCTATATTGAAGGAAGATTGCGAACGCGCCAGTGGCAAGACGACACCGGCAATACCCGCTATTCGACCGAGGTGCAGGCACAAGATTTTACCTTTTTGACCCCCAAAGGGCAAAGCAACCCGAATGCGCCACAACGCGGAGAGTCTCAAGGCCCGATGTCCGACTCCGCCAATTCTGGCAACGACAAAGCAGCTGCTAGTTCCAAAAATACCTCGGCCTCGAGCCGATCCGAAGAGGATGATCTGCCCTTTTAAATAAATCCTGACCGATTGGACCCTGACCCCCTTATTCCGCTTCCCTACTTCTTCGCCCTTACCGGCGCTCTTGCGGTAAAAATCACCTTTCTCGTTCTGCTGCTGATTTGCTCCGCCCTTATTTCTGGAGCGGAGGTTGCTTTTTTCGGACTTTCGCAGACCGATGTAAAAGAAATAGACGAAAGCAAGACGACCCGGGGTACCATTATCGTCACCCTGTTACATCGGCCCAAAAAACTCTTGGCGACCATTTTGATTGCGAACAACGCCATAAATATCGGGGTCGTTCTGCTTTTTAGCGTTATCGGCGACACCTTTTTTCAAAATATCGAGCTTCAATGGGTGCGTTTCCTTTTGGAAGTGGTCGTCGCAACCTTCCTGATCTTGATGTTCGGGGAAATACTGCCTAAGGTATATGCCAACAGAAACCGGTCGGCCTTCGCCCATCTCATGGCCTATCCGCTACGTGTTCTAGATTATTTATTTACACCTTTGAGTCTGCCCATGCGCTCCGGCACCCTATTTCTTTATAACAAGTTGGGCAAGCAGAAATCGAGTCTGAGCGTAGACCATCTTTCGCAGGCTTTAGAGCTTACCTCGGAAGGCGATACGACCAAAGAGGAGCAAAAGATATTGGAGGGCATAGTGACTTTCGGAAATACGGACACCAAACAGGTGATGCGACCGCGTATAGACATCTTCGCCCTGAGCGAGGACATGAAATTTCTGGACGTTCTGAGTGAGATAACCAAGAACGGCTACTCTCGGATCCCGGTTTTTTCCGAACATATGGACAATGTTCTGGGAGTGCTTTACGTTAAGGACCTGTTACCGTACATCGACCGTAAGACCTTAGATTGGATAGACCTCATCCGGGAGCCATACTTCGTGCCGGAGAACAAAAAACTCGATGATCTATTGTTGGAGTTCCAAGAAAAGAAAAATCATTTGGCGATTGTTGTCGATGAGTACGGAGGTACCTCTGGAATCGTTACCCTGGAGGACATCATAGAGGAAATCGTGGGTGATATCAGCGACGAATTCGACGACGACGATTTGATATTTTCTAAACTGGACGATTTTAATTTTATTTTTGAAGGTAAAACAACGCTAAAGGATTTCTATCGCGTCGTCAAAATTGAGGATGAAACGGAATTCGAACGGCAAAAAGGCGAATCGGAGACTATTGCCGGTTTCGTACTTGAAATTGCGGGAAGTTTCCCTAAGAAGGGGGACCGTGTGGTCTTTAACGATTACGGTTTCGTAGTGGAAAGCTTGGACAAAAAGCGGCTGAAACGGATAAAAGTGACCTTACCATCCGAGCTGTGAGGGAATTGTAAGGTCACAAGGTTTTTGCCCTAAGGATAAAAAGCGTACATGGATAACAATCCAAAGTTAATATCTAGGTTTAAAAATCAGCGCTCAGGTACACTCGTGCGATGTTGTCTTGTGGCCGCGGTTCCTTTGGTGTTCCTTCTTTTTTATGGGTGTAACGAAGAGGTGCTTCCCAAGCCAAAGGCCAAACTACGACTAGAATATCCTAAACCGGTGCCGACCGAATTTGAATCCGAAAATTTTCGTTTTGAATATAACAAGTTGGCTGGGATAACATCCCGAAAGAGCGGCTCGTTCACGCTTCAGTATCCGGAAATGAAGGGAGAAATTTTTTTAAATTATAGGAAGGTCGATGACAATATCGAGAAATTGCTTTCTGATGCGCAGCGACTTAGCTTTGAACATTCGGTCAAAGCAGATGGTATCATTGAACAGCCCTTTGTAAATGAAGGAAACGAAGTGTATGGCATGTTTTACGAAGTAAGTGGTAATGCGGCGTCGCAAGCACAATTTTATGTGACTGACAGCACGGAACATTTCTTGACGGGATCTTTATACTTTCTCGTAAAACCCAACTACGATTCCATCTATCCCGCTGCGGCCTATCTACAAAATGACATGCGGACAATCATGGAGACCTTGAAATGGTACGAGTAATAACAAATTGAAAGAGTAAGGCCCCCGGTTTATATGGTGATCTGCCGATCGATCTGTTGTGCCAATGAGATAAAGGTCTCGGTTCGGGAAATGCCTTCAATTTGCTGTATCTCTTTGTTCAGTACTTGCATGAGATGTTCGTTATCGCGGCAAAGTACCTTGACCAGGATGGACCAATTACCGGTGGTATAATGACATTCCAAGACCTCGGGAATCTTTTCCAATTGCTTGACTGCCGCCGGGTTGCTCATGGCCTTGTCTAGGTAGATGCCGATATAGGCCATGGTCGTATAGCCCATGACACGGGGGTCGATGATGAATTTCGAACCTGCCAACAGGCCCGATGCCTCCAATTTTCGAAGTCTTTGGTGAATGGCGGCTCCCGAAATGCCGATGCTTCTGGCAATCTCTAAAATAGGTTTTCGTGCGTCTGCCATTAAAAACCTTAGTATTTCCTTGTCTATCCCGTCAATTTTCACCTTTTCATTACTGATTTTCATGGTTCCGGTTTCAATTTGAGGTTAAAAGTAGAAAAATTTGTAAAGAGTAGAACTTTTTAGGAATTAGCTCGCTACCGAATCTGGGTTATATCCCAAATAGGGCACCTCATTTTCCTTGAACGCGATGCCATAGGCTTTAAGCTCGGCAAGAATGGGTTCGTAAACTTCTTTTTTGATTGGGATTTGTACGCCGGGACTGATAATTTTTTTGTTCAATATGGCGAGTGTGGCGATGCCCACCGGCAGGCCTACGGTCTTTGCCATTGCGGTATGGGTACGGTTCTCGCCGATGGCCACCATGTTGGCGTCGATCTGCTTTTTCTGTCCGTTCAGCTCATAGCCGAACTTGTGGTACATTACAATCATGTCTTTTTCGTCTTTTGCAAGCGTCCAGCTATCTTCGAGGATTTTTTGGAGTATTTGTGCCGGGGTGGCATTGGGAAGCTCGATTTTTTTCCGGGAATCGAAGATGTTCAGTTCCAAGAGTTTTTCCCACATGATGTCGTCCTGGTCGATTTTGAGGTAGTGCCTAAGCTTGAGTTCGACGGAATCGGTGGGCGAATAGGGCAGGAAAAGGTTGACGAACTCGCGGTACGACATCCCTTCGGAATTTTCGATGCGATAGCTGTCATCGGTCATCCCCAGTTGTACGAATATGTTCCAGGCTTTTGAAAAGCCTACCCGGCGCATGGTACCCCTGTAAAGCGTCAGTGCGTCTTGAAGCCCATATGCTTCGCGATAGTTCAGTGAATCCCGATTGGCGTAGCCTTCGAAATTCCCGTAGCCCTCAATTTTTAAAAACTCCGTGCGGCGAAAGAGTTTATGATAGGGAATGTACTTGTAGGTACCTTCTTGGATGAATTTGGCAGTACCGCCTTGGCCTGCTACGACTACGTTCCTGGGGTTCCAAGTAAACTTATAGTTCCAAAGGTTGTTGTCGTGTTCGGGAGCTACCAGTCCCCCAGTAAAAGATTCGAATAATAACAGGTTGCCGCCTTGGTCTCGAATACGATCAATGATTTGCATGGCACTCATGTGGTCGATACCCGGATCAAGACCGATTTCGTTCATGAAGATCAATCCTTTTTCCTTGGCCTCTGGGTCCAAAGCCTTGATTTCATTACTGATATACGAGGCGGTGACCAGATGCTTGCCAAGTGCGATACAGTCACGGGCGACGTTTATATGGAGCGAGGCGGGGAGCATGGATATCACGATGTCGTTGCCCACTACAGCTTTCTGTCTTTCGGTTACCTTGAAAATATCCAAAAATATCACGGAACACCGTGGGTGGTCTTTAGTGGTATCGGCAATTGACCCGGGGTTGAGGTCGCCCACGGTTACATGCAGGTCTTCTGGTTCGGCTTTCTCCAACAGGTAGTCCAATAGGTACGATGTTGATTTTCCGGCACCGATGAGTAGTATTTTACGTGGCATTTGGTTTTGTACTTTTGTGGCTGCATTAGGGACGAGCTCAAGATATGCTAAGGTATCAAATGTTATAACTATAAAAAAACGATCCTATTACGTTATGGACAAAACAGTTTTTGTGTCGGGAATTTTTTTTGGGGTACTGGCCGTAATTTTGGGGGCGTTTGGCGCCCATGGGCTGGAAAGATTGGTAGAGGCGGACGCGATCCGGACTTGGGAGACCGGCGTCACCTATCAAATGTACCACGCCCTGCTGCTATTGCTTTTAACTAACGTGAAAACGATACCGGTTGCGCACAAAAAATGGATATGCTATGCCGTTGTAGCGGGAATCATCCTCTTTTCTTTTTCGATCTATGGCTTGGCGACCAATTCACTTACTTCCTTCGATTTCAAGAAAATCGGCTTTGTGACCCCGATCGGGGGGCTCTTGTTTATTTTGGGATGGGTGCTTTTCGGAATCCAATATTGGAGACACGGTCAATAAATCATCCTTTTAAATTATTCTTAAAAAATAGCTACTAAAAATTTATTTATGATAATTTTGCGGATATAAAACGCCGTGACAATGAGTATTTCGAAAGATCGCCCACGAAATGTTTCCTTGGAGTCCTATGGAATCACGTATTCCAAGGTTCAGTACCAACTATCTTCCTCGGAACTGCATGCCCTGACCTTGGAAAAGAATATGGGAAAGGAAGCATCTTCGGGTGCTCTGGCTGTCAATACAGGGGAGTTTACCGGCCGTTCGCCCAAAGACCGGTTTATCGTCAAGGATGCGATTACTTCGGAAAAGGTTTGGTGGGGCGATATCAATATCCCGTTGGAGCCCGCAGAATTCGATGCGCTCTATGAAAAAGTGATTTCCTATCTGAACGGGAAGGAACTCTACGTACGGGATTGCTATGCCTGCGCCGACCACAATTACCGGATGGACATCAGGGTCGTCAACGAATACCCGTGGTCGAACCTTTTCGCCTACAATATGTTCATACGTCCGACAGACGAAGAGTTGAAAAATTTCAGTCCAGAATGGACGGTAATCAACGCTCCCGGTTTTAAGGCCGATCCCGGAACCGATGGCACGCGGCAGCATAACTTTGCCATTTTGAACTTTAGCCGGAAAATTGCCTTGATCGGTGGCACGGGTTATACCGGCGAAATTAAAAAGGGCATCTTCTCGGCCCTTAATTTTATTTTGCCCGTGGAGAAAAGAACCTTGCCGATGCATTGTTCCGCCAATGTGGGGGATGATGGGGAGACCGCCATCTTTTTCGGACTGTCGGGCACCGGAAAGACAACCTTGTCCACTGATGCATCCCGGAAATTGATCGGGGACGACGAACACGGTTGGAACAATGAGAACGCCGTCTTCAATTTTGAAGGTGGTTGCTACGCCAAGGTCATCAACCTATCCGAAGAGAACGAACCCGAAATATTCGGCGCCATCAAAAAAGGGGCATTGCTCGAGAACGTGGTCATGGACGAAACCGGAGTCGTCGATTATTCCGACACTTCCATTACTCAAAACACCCGGGTCAGTTATCCAATATATCATATTGATAATGTTCAACGGCCATCGATAGGGCGCAATCCGAAGAACATTTTCTTTCTTACTGCGGATGCATTTGGAGTGTTGCCCCCGATTTCAAAGCTGACCCCCAGCCAAGCGGCATATCATTTTATATCGGGCTATACCGCCAAGGTAGCCGGTACGGAGGCGGGAGTGGTAGAACCTGTTCCATCTTTCTCTGCTTGTTTTGGGGCGCCTTTTATGCCTTTGCATCCCGCAAAATATGCCGAAATGCTGAGCAAAAAGATGAAAGATGCGGGGGTAAACGTATGGTTGGTCAACACGGGATGGACGGGCGGCCCCTACGGAGTGGGCACCCGGATGAAGCTGAAGTACACCCGGGCCATGATCAATGCCGTGTTGAACGGTGATTTGGGCCTTTACGATTACGACCACTACCATATTCACTCCGTTTTCGGGGTGGCGCAACCTAGGGAATGTCCAGGTGTACCGACCAAGGTGTTGAGTCCGAGGGCCACTTGGAACGACGATGAGGCCTACTACACCACGGCTTTCAAGCTGACCAATGCCTTCCGTGATAATTTTAGAAAGTTCGAGCACTATGCCAGTGAGGAGATTCGCCGGGGCGGTCCGCAACGCTATGCCTTTTAAATTGCGAGTGAAGGACTGAAATCTATCGTAACCTACCGACGCTTATCGTTTGTTCGCCTCGGTGATGTATTTCTGCAAAGCCATTGTCATAGAAGGTGTTTCAGGGGTGGGCGCCTTGATGTCGATACGGAGTCCGGCATCGGTGGCAGCATCTACGGTGGAGTTGCCAAATACGGCGATGCGGGTATCCCTCTGGTCGAAATCGGGGAAATTCTGCAAAAGCGATTCGATGCCGGAGGGACTGAAAAAGACCAAAACATCGTAATAGACATTCCGAAGATCGGATAGATCGCTAATGACCGTTTTATAAAAAATCCCTCTTTTCCATACGATGTCAAGGCCGTTCAAAATTTCTGGAATTGAATCTTTGAGGGCATCGGAAGAAGGCAATAAGAACTTTTCACTTTTATATTTTTTGATCAGGGGGACCAATTCCTGAAAGTTGCGCTTTCCTACATAAATTTTTCGCTTTCTGTACACTACATACTTTTGTAGGTAGTAGGCAACGGCCTCCGACTGGCAGAAATATTTCATACTATCGGGGACCTTGAAACGCATCTCTTCTGCAATCCTAAAAAAATGATCGACCGCGTTCCTACTGGTCAATATGATGGCAGTATGGTCACGAAGGTCTATCTTCTGCTGGCGAACGTCTTTGGCATCGACTCCCTCGACATGAATAAAGGGCCTGAAATCGACTTTTACCTTTTCTTTGTCAATCAATTTGGAGTAGGGCGAGTTCTCGACCTTCGGCTCCGGTTGTGATACCAAAATCGTTTTGACTTTCATCTGGTGGATGTTTGCTTGTTAGTAGATTGCCGATGTTTAACGCCATCGGGAATTATTCGACATTTAGATACCCATATCCACTTGGGCGAAAGGTGAATTTTTACTATTTAAACCTAATTTTGGAGGTAACTTCCAATAATAATGATCGGTGAAATTTCGAGAGCGCAAAGGTACAAAATAAAATAGAAAAAGTAGTTAGCAATAAACTTTTGGTGATTCCTTAACAGTGTAATCCAGCCGATTACATTAATCAAGAGAATTAAGAAAATCGCGACGAAAACAACAAGCTTCGAACCTTTGTTCGGGTAGGCCAAAAGTAGGTTTGCCAAGAACATGATAAACCCGGTATAATTGAGATATGATAATTTTTTAAAAATAAGCTCGGTGATAATCTTGCTCGAACCGAAAATAAGGCCATTGCCCAATTGTAAGACAATCTTCAGAACGATGAAAGCCGTAATGCCCATTAAGAGTATGGGATACAAAAAGGGAAAAGCATCGTCGTTCGTAACAATAAATACATCGGCCGCCAAAAAGATGAACAACGAAAAGTTGATAATTTGGAACAGGGTAAAGAAGATATGGAACCAGTTGAAAAGTTTCTCCTTTTTGTTGTACATGAAGATGTACTTATTGTTGAAGGGCAAAATGATAAAACTTAAGAACCGGCCGTGAAATAGGCTTTTTGCAAGTACTGGTAGGAAGAGACTTGATAATAGTATGATGGTAATCCAGTCAGAAGTGTCCGATGTTCTAAGAATAGGTTCCATTAATATAAAATTTCAGTGTTCTTGCCGTTGAGTCCGAAAGGCAACCCATTATCGGAAATCCCGACCCTGAAATAGGATGGATTCTTCATTTTTGGTGCCGGCAACTTGAATTTGAAATAGGTGGTATCGTTAGGGGGTAATGCCAGCAATTGTCCATCGATCGGTCTGGGATGTATGAGAATCGCATTTTTGACTTTTTTGAAATCCGTCAGATAGGCCACGTTGAACCGCAACTTATCGAGTTCTACCGGGCGGTCATAGGGATTGTGAATTTTAAGGGTCAGTTCCTTGAGCGTGTCCATCCGAATGGGGCCGTCCACTATGGTTTCCAGTTTTCGAAATGATTCGAAATTTTCGATGAATTCCCCGTAAAACGTACCTCCGTTACTCTTTGTAAAGGTGATATCGGCCTTCTCGGGTCTTCTAGAAAAATAAAGCACTTTGCGATGCTGGAGCCTTAATTCGGAATCATCTATGGAATACTGGTTGCGGCGATAGTAGGCATTGTTCATGGAATAGGTGTCGTTGCCCGTATAGAAGGCGAACATCGGGGCATTGCGGTACGAATTGATAAAAACTAGGGGCGTATCGCCTATTTTAGATTTCATTTCTTTCGCCAATGCTTTATTGCCGTGGGTCTCGTAATATACCGGGGACAGTTCTTCATAGACCAATCCGATTCTCAGATACAGTATGATGGCAATGTTTATCAGACCGGCCGTTATGATGCTACGATTTATTTTTTCGTCGTGCATCATACGGCGAAAGGTAATTATAGCCAAGGGAATGGCAGTAACAATAATCCACTGTGTCTGTACGCGGCGGTTAAAGCTGGAGACAAAAAAGAAGATGAGCACGCCGTAAACCAGATATAGCAAGGCCCTTGTAAAGGTGTCCGTTGATTTTGTCCGGAACAGGGAGAGATAGATCCACGGGAATGTGAGTCCGAATATCGCCATTAGGTTCACAAAAAATCCCAAGGTGTATTTCTCGAAGCTATAGGGGGCGTTCGGCCGGTCGAAGAGATGGTATTGTATCGTAACAAAATCGTGCTGATAAAGCCAGATAAAGTGGGGAACATAAGTTAAGAGGGCAACAAGGAGGGCCAGCCACGCATACTTGTTGGCCAGTAGCTTCAGGTTGGACAGGAGCACGAAAATAATGACCAAGGCCGCATGGTATTTACTATACATCAGGCCGGCCATGACCAGACCCATGATGATGGCCCACCCCGCGGACGTATCTGTAAGAAATCGCTTGTACACGTAAAGGAACAGGGCCGTAAAGAAAAGCAAGGGCGTATCGGGCAGGGTAAAGAACCCGTAGGCGTTCAAAAGCGCCATAGAGAAAACCAATATAAAAAAGGCCGTGACATAACGCTTTTTCCTGGGATCATCGACAGTCGCCCAAAGTACGGCCAGAGTGCCTGCGGAAAGCAGGCAACTCACCAAGCGAACGCCGAGCTCTCCATCAAAAAAATAACTGCCCAGCGCGACCATTAGGGCTACCATGGGTGGATGATCAAAATAGCCCCACGCTAAATTTTGGGCGTAGTACCAGTAATACGCCTCGTCAAAAATGAGGGGCGTAAAATAAGATTGGAGCAGATTGATTAAGAGCGCCGTCGCCAAAAAAAGCCAAAAAATTCGGAACGATTTCGATTTCATTTCAGGCCGGTGGATCATTAGCTGTCTCTAAAACGTTCAAAATTACGAATTCTGATATTGAACTCAACTTGAGTTTTTCGTAAACCGATACAAATATTTCACAATTCAAGGTTTCCGGTTTTCTTAGCCATGGTAAAAGTTTATTTTTGCAAGAAGACCTCTTCACGGTCCCTTAAAGCAAAGCGTTCGATGTCCGACAGCCTGGTCATTATCCCTACGTACAACGAAATTGAAAATATCGAGGCCATTGTGTTGGCGGTCTTTCGGCTCAACAAGGACTTTCATGTGTTGGTGGTCGACGATAATTCCCCCGACGGCACCTCCGAAAAGGTCCGGGAGATGCAAATCGAGTTCCCCGAGTGTCTATTTTTGGAGACACGCACAGAGAAATCCGGCCTGGGTACGGCCTATATCCATGGGTTCAAATGGGCCATCGCCAAGAAATATGACTATATCTTCGAGATGGACGCCGATTTTTCCCACAATCCCGAAGATTTGCAACGCTTGCTTCGGGCCTGTGTTAACGGGGCCGATGTCGCTGTCGGGTCACGGTACAAAAAAGGGGTCAATGTAGTGAACTGGCCTTTGTATCGGGTGCTTTTATCCTATGGAGCCTCTTTTTATGTCAAGATTATCACGGGCATGAGGGTACAAGACCCGACGGCCGGCTTCGTTTGTTACCGACGCCATGTGCTCGAGAATATCGACTTGGATTCGGTTCGCTTTGTGGGATATGCCTTCCAGATCGAAATGAAATTTAGGGCTTACCTTAAAAATTACAAGATAAAAGAGGTCTCCATCATCTTTCGGGACAGGGTAAAAGGGAAATCCAAAATGACCGGCTCCATAGTTCGTGAAGCTGTCTTTGGGGTATTTATGATGAAAATTAGAAGTCTGTTCCGTAGGGACGGATTTTAACGGATGGACTTCTAGCCTCCTA
Encoded here:
- a CDS encoding HU family DNA-binding protein, with the protein product MTKAEIVSNISDKLGIEKGDVQATIETFMEEVKNSLEGGDNVYLRGFGSFIIKKRAEKTGRNISKNTTIKIPAHNIPAFKPAKVFVEGVKSNVQVK
- the mutY gene encoding A/G-specific adenine glycosylase, with translation MSFAKKILTWYAANKRSLPWRGERDPYRIWLSEIILQQTRVAQGTPYYLKFLSAFPTVYDLANAPEERVLKLWQGLGYYSRARNLHSAAKTVVGDMEGVFPSDYKGLRKLKGVGDYTASAIASICFNLPEPVVDGNVYRVLARYFGVELPITSSEGIKYFKSLAREVMDGDNIREYNQGIMEFGAIQCVPKSPNCTRCPLKASCTALQQGRILELPVKAKKAKVRHRHFNYLYLEDVSGKTLLQQRTKKGIWQNLWEFPLIESDKNITEEALVSQLDGFLDAGKVQEITRYNDSPVVHKLSHQHLHTVFWMVKTDEILENGIPWSDVHKYPVPVLIADFFAKIRTFEA
- a CDS encoding single-stranded DNA-binding protein translates to MSGTLNKVMLIGNLGDEVKMHYFENGDCIGRFPIATSETYTSKKTGERTTTTEWHNIIVRNKAAEICEKYLNKGDKVYIEGRLRTRQWQDDTGNTRYSTEVQAQDFTFLTPKGQSNPNAPQRGESQGPMSDSANSGNDKAAASSKNTSASSRSEEDDLPF
- a CDS encoding gliding motility-associated protein GldE produces the protein MDPDPLIPLPYFFALTGALAVKITFLVLLLICSALISGAEVAFFGLSQTDVKEIDESKTTRGTIIVTLLHRPKKLLATILIANNAINIGVVLLFSVIGDTFFQNIELQWVRFLLEVVVATFLILMFGEILPKVYANRNRSAFAHLMAYPLRVLDYLFTPLSLPMRSGTLFLYNKLGKQKSSLSVDHLSQALELTSEGDTTKEEQKILEGIVTFGNTDTKQVMRPRIDIFALSEDMKFLDVLSEITKNGYSRIPVFSEHMDNVLGVLYVKDLLPYIDRKTLDWIDLIREPYFVPENKKLDDLLLEFQEKKNHLAIVVDEYGGTSGIVTLEDIIEEIVGDISDEFDDDDLIFSKLDDFNFIFEGKTTLKDFYRVVKIEDETEFERQKGESETIAGFVLEIAGSFPKKGDRVVFNDYGFVVESLDKKRLKRIKVTLPSEL
- the gldD gene encoding gliding motility lipoprotein GldD yields the protein MDNNPKLISRFKNQRSGTLVRCCLVAAVPLVFLLFYGCNEEVLPKPKAKLRLEYPKPVPTEFESENFRFEYNKLAGITSRKSGSFTLQYPEMKGEIFLNYRKVDDNIEKLLSDAQRLSFEHSVKADGIIEQPFVNEGNEVYGMFYEVSGNAASQAQFYVTDSTEHFLTGSLYFLVKPNYDSIYPAAAYLQNDMRTIMETLKWYE
- a CDS encoding Lrp/AsnC ligand binding domain-containing protein, whose protein sequence is MKISNEKVKIDGIDKEILRFLMADARKPILEIARSIGISGAAIHQRLRKLEASGLLAGSKFIIDPRVMGYTTMAYIGIYLDKAMSNPAAVKQLEKIPEVLECHYTTGNWSILVKVLCRDNEHLMQVLNKEIQQIEGISRTETFISLAQQIDRQITI
- a CDS encoding saccharopine dehydrogenase family protein gives rise to the protein MPRKILLIGAGKSTSYLLDYLLEKAEPEDLHVTVGDLNPGSIADTTKDHPRCSVIFLDIFKVTERQKAVVGNDIVISMLPASLHINVARDCIALGKHLVTASYISNEIKALDPEAKEKGLIFMNEIGLDPGIDHMSAMQIIDRIRDQGGNLLLFESFTGGLVAPEHDNNLWNYKFTWNPRNVVVAGQGGTAKFIQEGTYKYIPYHKLFRRTEFLKIEGYGNFEGYANRDSLNYREAYGLQDALTLYRGTMRRVGFSKAWNIFVQLGMTDDSYRIENSEGMSYREFVNLFLPYSPTDSVELKLRHYLKIDQDDIMWEKLLELNIFDSRKKIELPNATPAQILQKILEDSWTLAKDEKDMIVMYHKFGYELNGQKKQIDANMVAIGENRTHTAMAKTVGLPVGIATLAILNKKIISPGVQIPIKKEVYEPILAELKAYGIAFKENEVPYLGYNPDSVAS
- a CDS encoding DUF423 domain-containing protein codes for the protein MDKTVFVSGIFFGVLAVILGAFGAHGLERLVEADAIRTWETGVTYQMYHALLLLLLTNVKTIPVAHKKWICYAVVAGIILFSFSIYGLATNSLTSFDFKKIGFVTPIGGLLFILGWVLFGIQYWRHGQ